The proteins below are encoded in one region of Candidatus Margulisiibacteriota bacterium:
- a CDS encoding branched-chain amino acid aminotransferase, whose amino-acid sequence MKLTIENLPVHELKPLCDFKCLEFGKNFSDYMLVMTYSLDKGWHEAKITPFADLSFSPATLVFHYAQEIFEGLKAYYREDKKIGLFRPQENFIRMNNSARRMCMPELDIDFVMDSLLELLRMDQRWVPPMAGASLYIRPTMIGIDPIIGLRPSDSYLFYIILSPVAAYYKSSGEGQKILVEDKFVRAVPGGVGDAKTGANYAASLLAGEEAKKRGFTQVVWLDGVHRKYVEEVGTSNIFFVYGDKILTPALNGSILPGITRKSVIELLQHWKMDVEETALDINQIVKDIKDGKVTECFSTGTAVVVSPINSLHYKNKDHDIKGRQTGPVTQKIYDELTGIQYGRKKDPFGWTVII is encoded by the coding sequence ATGAAATTGACGATTGAAAATCTTCCTGTTCATGAATTAAAACCCCTTTGTGATTTCAAGTGCCTGGAATTCGGAAAAAATTTTTCAGACTATATGCTGGTTATGACTTATTCGCTTGATAAAGGCTGGCATGAGGCCAAAATAACTCCATTCGCTGATCTTAGCTTTTCTCCGGCCACACTTGTTTTCCATTACGCTCAGGAGATTTTTGAAGGGTTGAAAGCCTACTACAGAGAAGATAAAAAAATCGGACTGTTCAGGCCTCAAGAAAATTTTATCAGAATGAATAACAGTGCCCGACGCATGTGTATGCCCGAACTGGATATCGATTTTGTTATGGACTCCTTACTGGAACTGCTGAGGATGGACCAACGCTGGGTACCACCTATGGCCGGTGCCAGTCTTTATATCAGGCCGACTATGATCGGCATTGACCCCATCATCGGGCTCAGGCCGTCGGACAGCTATCTGTTTTACATCATTTTAAGTCCGGTAGCGGCTTATTACAAATCTTCAGGTGAAGGGCAAAAAATCTTGGTAGAAGACAAATTTGTACGCGCAGTACCAGGTGGAGTGGGCGACGCTAAAACCGGAGCCAATTATGCAGCTTCATTGCTGGCAGGAGAAGAAGCGAAAAAAAGAGGATTTACACAGGTAGTCTGGCTGGATGGAGTACACCGCAAATATGTGGAAGAAGTAGGCACCAGTAATATTTTCTTTGTCTACGGCGACAAAATACTTACCCCGGCCCTTAACGGCAGCATTTTACCCGGTATCACCAGAAAAAGCGTAATCGAACTGCTGCAACACTGGAAAATGGATGTTGAAGAAACAGCACTGGATATTAATCAAATTGTTAAGGATATCAAAGACGGCAAAGTGACCGAATGCTTCAGCACAGGTACGGCTGTTGTAGTGAGTCCGATAAACAGCCTGCATTATAAAAACAAAGATCATGATATCAAAGGCCGGCAAACAGGGCCTGTTACACAAAAAATCTATGATGAACTAACTGGTATTCAATACGGTCGCAAAAAAGATCCCTTCGGCTGGACAGTAATTATCTAA
- a CDS encoding HDIG domain-containing protein, with product MTFKQSWYRFKQFRQAVRSKLTYSDVEFIRQYLTKQEQIIFYRMQVVDQKHSLLLAHKCLNRNHVAQEIDKNKLIRAALMHDAGKAWMKIALFHRILYVLLEKFGNGKLLGNLARENSKLRFRRVLWTLLHHGETGARLLMTFEEDPEIVNTVLNHHNKPTTREGYIIPIIREIDNQV from the coding sequence ATGACATTTAAGCAGTCCTGGTACAGGTTCAAGCAATTCCGGCAGGCTGTAAGAAGTAAACTTACTTATTCCGATGTAGAGTTTATCAGGCAATATCTTACCAAGCAGGAACAAATCATTTTTTATCGTATGCAGGTTGTTGACCAGAAACACAGTTTGTTACTGGCCCATAAGTGTTTGAACCGCAATCACGTAGCCCAGGAGATTGATAAGAACAAACTTATTCGTGCAGCTTTGATGCATGACGCGGGTAAAGCCTGGATGAAAATAGCGTTATTTCATAGAATACTTTATGTACTGTTGGAAAAATTTGGAAATGGCAAACTGCTTGGCAATCTGGCCCGGGAGAATTCCAAACTGAGGTTCAGAAGAGTATTGTGGACCCTTCTGCATCATGGTGAAACAGGGGCCAGACTGCTGATGACTTTTGAAGAAGACCCCGAAATTGTAAATACTGTTCTTAATCATCATAATAAACCTACAACCAGAGAAGGCTATATAATTCCGATTATCAGAGAGATAGACAATCAGGTCTGA